Within the Cryptococcus neoformans var. neoformans B-3501A chromosome 1, whole genome shotgun sequence genome, the region AGAatttcttcccctccctcatcatctttcacctctttcctctgcaCTCACCTGTCACTTTTTTCGGCTTGATAGACGCGCCCTTTGGGCGCTTCAGCCGCAAGACTAGTAGATTAAACCTCAATGGTAAGTCATATTAAATCTTAACCATATCTTGGATCCATTTGACCATTACCGATTGCAAAGGGAACTTATCATGGGCCATCATGGAGCTCGTTTCTGTGGGTTTAGGCATCTCAGCACAGACTTGCTGGTATACTGTCTCCTGACAACGCCATTGAAAGCCTATAACCTTTTTGACGACAATCGTAAACAgctctcatccttctttgaaTCGTCCCTCGAGAATACTCTCTGTAAGTCCTATCTACTATTGAGGACACAATTCCTTTGGGCTAACAATTATCAAGGGGCTGTATCTCGCGCATTATGCCCATCGGGCTATTATATCACCCCTGATACTTTCACCAAAAAGGTCGCCCCTCCATATCACTGTTGTTCTTGCGGCCATGTTGTTCAATCTTTTGTAAGATCCGTTTCGTGGGTATTTATTGGAGAAGCCATGTCAAATTAACAGAGGTGTAGGAATGGATATCTTTTAGCCGTTGGCTTGGCTTTCTACCCCCCAAAAGAGATCGGCTGGCAATTCGTTCTCGGTGTTGCTGGATGGGCAATAGGTTTTTTTGGGAATGTCTACCATGACGAAATGCTCAACGATCTCCGTAGACCGCCTACAAAAAGAATCGTGATGAGCCATCTTCCAGAAGATGACGCTTCCAAATTGGAAAGATACAAAGTGCCGAGAGGTGGGCTCTTTGAATGGGTCTCATTTCCGAATTACCTGTGTGAATGGTAAGCATCTGATCGTTCTCATTGCTGGATTTGCTTATGACTTGTGCAATACAGGCTTGAATGGACCTGCTGGTCTTTTGCCGCAAACCCATATCCATTCATCTCCGTTCCAGCCCTGCCCTACTTATTACGCGCCCCCGAATATAGGAATTCTCATACGGTGCTGTCCATTATATCAAACTTTTACTGGCCCTCCTGGCTGCTCGCTCCAAGTTGGGCATTTGTGCTTGCGGAGGTGACATCTATGTTGCCAAGAGCAATGAGAGGACATGCTTGGTACAAGGAAAAGTTCGGTAACAAGTACCCGAAAAGTAGGAAAGCAGCTATTCCGGGCATACTTTAGGTGATTATTGATTGTGGGGGGAAAATGATTAGGACAAAGAGCTGTGAGCTTAATATGCATGTAATGAAGTTATATTTCAATGACTACTGGCGCgtattctccttcttcgtcctcatcctcttcatccacccTATGGCTCAGTTCATCGATATCCCACTTCCACTTTTTCCACGCCGAATCGCGGAGAGCATTCCATAAAGATTTGAAAGATTGTCGTTCAAGTTCTGTCCAGGTTGTGCCCTCTTCGACCTCACCCCATATCGCAGATGCAAGGTTTTTGCGAAGGCTTTCAAGCTGATCAAGATAAAAGACATCCATTTCTGGAAGCTCTGTGTCAAATACTCCATCAGGCAGTGCTTCGATTTCTACTCGTAGAGTTTTGAGTAGTTCTTTATAAATTATTTtcattccttctcccacaTGGGCGTTAGGGTTTCGTTTAGgtggggagaggaaggtaGATGGCGAAATaaggaaggatgaagattgaCACAAAAGCGCCAGTATCCTTTGATACGCCAAAAGTGAAGAGTATGACGAGATTTGgaggaaaaaaatgaaTGACAGCTGAAGATGGCCCAAAAGTGCAGTTGGATCTAAATAAAACGTTAATGCTCGCCCGGTTTATATGCGCAAGTGTGACACCACACTCACTTCTATCAAGCTGTTCGTCAATCACGTTGCCCAATAGCCAGCTTTTATCTTTAGAGTACACTgtcacttcttctccgacCGCCCCATCTCTCCAACTCTTTTTGAGACTGAATCTTACAAACATTAAGCTCTTTGTGAAACCAAAATTCTGGCTCCTCCGTTTTATTTCTTCTAGCTTCTCTCGCATATCTCTTGTCAAAGtgtcttcctcttgatcGATGACTGGCATTAAGCCATCTACTTTACCATCAGGACCGATGACAGACTGTAATATAGTAGGGGTAATGTGCGATGTGAGAGATTTCCACGCTTCAAATCTTTCGAACGGATAAGGCGCAAGTTCCTTGTCTAACGTTTTGAGATTATCATCCGATATGACCGTACCATTTTCGGGAAGGCTGATATTCTCTGTATCCTTATCATAATGAACAGCATATCTTTCTTTCGCTGAAAAGTTGCGAACGAACGCTTGGCGAATCGGAATGACAGAAGGCCCGGCTGtggtggatgaaggtggaggagaccAGGCGATGAAATGAAATcctggaggaagaaactTGATGCCTGAGAATTTCCGCACGGTATGAAACCTATACGTCATAGATCAACATAAAATTCCCAAGAAGGTTATATGAAAGACCTACGTTCCGTCTATACCAAATTCACTGCCTTCTGGCAGATcagtgatgatgagaaagcCACCAGCCTCCCATAATGCTTGCGCTTGTTCTGCGCTGAGCTGGTCCATTGGTGTGGCGTTTCAACCGTTTTGCACTAGTTCTTAATACTTTTAGCCTAATAGAGAAAGCGAAAAATAGAGTGATATGGGTAACTTGAAACAATGAagaaacaacgaaaaataAAGGACGGCGAGGCGACGAAATCCGGAGAAAACCAGTGACTGCGACTTGGTGCTGCTGCAATAGAGTCTTATCTTATCTCTCTGACAGATGTCAAACTGCCATAGGAATCCGTGACATATTCTGTAATGCATGGCTtatcctttcttttcaagggaagatgaaaacGGGGCCCATCAATGGGATACATCTCGGCACAAATTGTACAGTACATTGATAATTCTACTATGATATGGATTGCAGTGTGTTGTCATGATGTTCAGGTTTTCTTCGACTCCTGCTTATCTTTCGCATTCAGTTCTACCTTCCCGTTGGCCTCGTCTTCACTCTCGCTTTCACTACTACTGCTCTCCGTACCATCAACATCGTCATCGCCATCGCTGTCGCTAtccgcttcttcatcaacgtCCTCTTGTTGACGTGTCAGCGATGCTGGAGGCTGTGTGGCGATAACAGGTCCCATGTCTCCTTTCGGATTTTCGGGGGCATCAAAGACTCCCAATCCCAGATCCTGTGTCGTCTGTCAGTGGATTCTGCACCTAATCCCTTGTAGGGATACTTAAGCATACCATGGAGATGTACTGGCCGCTTTGTCCCTTTTCTATATCGACCGAGTCTGGGTTCTCTCGAGCCTGAGCCAAGAGGGCGTCGTTGGATGCTTGGAACTGGGGAAGGAAAGCTCGAACTCTAGAGATCACTGGATAGGCCAGGAAAATGGGTCAATCATATGATGCTCTCGTTGCCAACGGAGTGAAGCAGATCAACTCACCATCACTTTCAGGGACACCATGCGGCCGGCTAGGCAAAGGATTTAAAGGGTTCATGGGTGTACTTTCTTGAGATCGGTTTGAAGTAGAGGTTATGGTTTGAAGGAGCTGGCCTGCCAGTTATCCGAGGTAAGTATGCTGGCCCGACCCCACTCTGAAACACGATACCTAATCGAGCTTCTCGATCTTGAGGGGATTCAACATCGAgtttttctcttttggGGCTGTTCGACGACATGACGTTGTAATTATGCTGTAAATTTTCCGTGTGTACGTTTGCTCTTGCGGGATTGGGGGCAAATTAGGATACAGCTTGCAATGCTAAGATGAAGACAACAAGAAAGTGAACATGCAAATCTTCGGAAATGAGACTTCGAGGGTGAACTGCCTCCACTTTTGATATTTGGTGCGGTACCCCACTTTTATCTTACCTTCAGCTTGCTATATAATTTATCTCTACGTTCGTCCAGCATTATATGATCCCAGGATAGTGCTTATATGGGAATGACGCGTCCATTAATACGCCAAGCCAAATCGCTCGCTTCTTTTACTCCAACAAATCTTCAAAGCCATCTGTCCAACCACCCCGTGCTACCCTTACATTTGCCTTCTCTTACTTCTGCCTGGCCGGCATTGACCAACTGGAAGTTGGAAAATGGATTACAGCGGCTGAGAGAGAAAATAGGAGAAGGTAGAGTAGCTGAAATCGAACTAGGAAAAAAGGGACGGAGCTACTTGCATAAGGAATGGCAACAGATACATATGCCTTTTGGTTTGTTTTCTACACTTGGGTGCGTTGATGACTCTGACGATGATTGCAGGCCTATTTCTAGATGCTTTCATATTCAATCTTATACCATCTTCGTCTCCTGCAGAACTACCAACAGCATATCTCGCCCAATCTGATTTGCTGGATTCCACGCCTCAATTATTAGACGATGTACCTGCCTTAACTCACTTTTATCAGGGTAAAGAGAAAAGCTTGTATAGGCGGACGATATGGATTGGCCCCAATGGTAGCTTTACCCCATTCCACAAAGATCCTTATGTAGGAATTTACTCGCAAAGTGGGTTACTTCTAACTACTCATCTAGCCGAGGCTGAGTTGAATTTCTTTTAGTCGTGGGCAGAAAAACATTCCACTTGTTACCACCTGATGCGTTCCCCTACCTGGATCTATCTCCTATCCCTCGACATGCCAATACATCCCAAATACCTGTCCCAGTCTCCCGGATAATATCTGGCGTATCGCCGAATGAGGACGTGCAGGATCTTCCTCAAGGGACGATGCAGAAGTGCAAAGAACAGCTTGAAAAAGCATTTTCCATACCGGGCGCATGTCAGGTCAACGTAGCCGCTGGTGACAGTGTGTTGATACCTGAAGGATGGTGGCATGCCGCTGAAGGTGTAGATGGACCTGGGGTTGGGGTCAATGCCTGGTTCAGATAGCGAATGCAGTGTATTGTCCATGCTATTGAGAGTAATATGGTAATAAACATGCCTCTCATACGACACAAGGCCATGAAATTGATCCCTTGCATCCATATCGTAAAAAATACAGCGGCACAGCAAAATGCAATCGTGCCGTCTCTCAAAcacccatctccttcaccccAATAACAACCTTGCAACCCTAATCCTGATCGCAAGCCATATACACCGAAATTaaatgaagaaagcgaggtagagagaagagaggacaGTGGCACCGAGGACAGCGTAACCTGTTCGGTAGACACCCTTAATGGTAAGAGCTACAAATTGCATTAGTTCACATTTCAACGATTTTTCACGCCATCATGACCATCTCAATCGAAACTTTGCCGCTCTCGGTGTCTCATCCAAGAGAGTAAGaaaaaaactcacctttTCCGATGTCCCAGTTCAAATGCCTCAAACCATTGTAGCAGTGAAAGGTAAAGGGAAGGGCGATGATGAACTTGGCGCTTCCCTTGAACCATCCAGGCAAGTCGTGCACGAGTTGAATGAGGTGGGCAGAGTCGATGACAGGGACAAGGGGGTGAAGTAGGTAGGCCATGGCGGAAAGGTAAAGGGCACCTCCAAAAGCGACACCGGTGATACGATGCAAACTGGAGAGATACCATGTGAGCTATGGACATATGTCAGCGATGTGAAATAAGATATGGCAGAGCAGGTCTATACAAACCTGAGGCTGGTAGATGGCCAAGTGAGGAGACGTAGGTCGGTGCTGCCTTTGGGAGTTAAGAAGGGCAATGCTCTCAGCGGCAGTCACGGACTCGGTGGAGGCGAGTCTGTTTATGGTCAGCACCTTTCGCATTGCTCCTCTATAGTAAACTTGTTGGTACACACCGTCGCTGGGCGAGCATGAGACCAGGAGTTGTCCGGAGGATTGAGGCTGGGAGAAGTCAGTTGATCATCGGTGTTTTGCGGCGCTGTGGATGTACGCACGCTTGTGGACTGCCCTGGCGAGGGAGTTGCGGAggatggaagtggacaTTGGGGGCGAGTAggcaaagatggaaagaagcaCAGATGAGTTGACGTTGAGAGGCAGACGAAGATGCAGAGAATCGAAGATAATCCACCGAATCCCATTCGTCCAATACCCGGCGCCAATTATCAGGCTCATCccactttcttcctccgacTTCTTCCGATGCCTGTCCGATGCCCATATTATTCCCGGCATCTACATATTACTTTATCTACTTGCTATATGCATGCTCTATGTATATGTCTCTTCATGTATCCCACGTCCCACACACCTCGCACCCACCTTCCCGTACATCTCCAACACCTACTAATCTCATCTTATTCTGGACCGCCTCTACCAGCCCGTCCTCCAATTCCATCTCTCGCAACTGACGGCCGATGTCTTCGCGAATATCGTCAAGGTTGCCAGATATATTGACAAATGTGAATATGGGGGAATGAACAGAATTAGGATCGCTAGTATCACACAGCTCAGGTCAGCCTTGGAGATTATTTAGCCAAGTCTACTCAACTCACACAAAGTGCCTTGCCCGTCTTTCTCCAAAATACTTTTTGCAGAAGTTCACGATGGACCAATGGTGATCCTCCCAACATGTATATGTACCTTTTATCTGATGAGGCTTAAGATACATGGTCACCTGTTCCGCATGGATACCAGATGGTTTATCCAGTAGGATGAGATCGCTAGGGTACCCTTGATGGAGTACGAGCGATTTCACTCTTGTTTCAAGGTATCCTGCTATTCTGCCGTAGGTATCGAGAGAGTTTGGTGATAGATGGAAACACAATGAAGGGTTATCTGGCCATGCACTGCCAAGAGTATCTAGTATCGCACCCCAGGAAAGTCCATCCCGACAGACTTTggggagagatgaaggcCCAAAACTAATTCGCCGTAGTTGTGGGAAAAGAATGTTGTATGGTCCACATGGATCTTGTGTTGCTATCTCTGATGTAGATATGCTTTTTTGATAGCGTTTTAGCTCCATGACGGCTTCAGAAGTTGCTATAATCGATTCTGCATCATCGAATCGCATTGCTTTGACGTTACCGAACAGCTCGAGTTTTTGCAGCATAGTCTTTCTCGGTTGAGAAACGGTAGTATGGTTGCTTTGGTCTTGATCTTCGATGCTGCGGACGAAAAAGCACCTTTCTTTGTTTTCTTCCAAGTCAAACCCCTTGAAAAACGAGGCCGCTGCAGAAGAGGACAGTTCCACCCTTTCATATAACCCCGATTCGCACTCGGCCAAGATAAATCGGCAAGTGCAGAGCAAATTGATGAGCTCCGGGATTGAACTTATTTGCTTGAGCATATGAATGATTTGCAGTTGAATCtcaggaggaaggcggGCAATGCTGGTGGCAGGTCGTGAAGAACTGGTCATTGTGTGTGGTGATTATGTTTCTTAAGACTGGAACCGGGCGTTGCCTGAAAGAATGAGGATACTAATGATCGAAGTTATAGGCTCTTGTCTCGCTATAGTCAAGGGGGAAGCATTAATAATTACTGACATTCACAAAAGACGCCAAAAGGCGCCAAGACTCACAACAAGAAGCTTTGTTTGGCCGGTTTTCAAACGGCGAGTTCCTTCCAGAACAGATGGGATCGGATATTCGGATTATTTGTGTAATGACTGTGGAGTAATGAGATAGTTTGCGGGAGCGTAGGGGATGGTGTAGAAAAAGAGAGTAAAAGTCATAAGAGAGCAAAGGAAGATCAGAAAATCAGCAGAGACTGACCGGAACTTATCGCATCGAAAAAAGCCCTCTTATCAGATAACGAGTCTCGGCCCATTAAATTCGCATTTAATTTCATATTTACAACTTTTTACTCGTAATAAACTATATTTACTTTTATTTAATTACTAATCGCTATTAAATACTTTCAAATTTGATACTCATAATTTGAAATGACAGGCGTGATTTTTTATTGCCGGTGcggtcatcatcagcagcagcggcggcggcggcggcggcggcggggtTTATTTATTTACTAGTGACGATCGGGCGATGCCCAGATAATGACTTACTCACGCGAGCCAACGGTCCACGTTCTAGCAACTTGGATACCCGTGCGCAGACCAAGgaaaacgaaagaagagtctTGATTGGGGACATTGAAAAGTCTAAAGGCATCTATACTGTGCATCATGTACTGTACATTATTGGAATAACCCCTTACAACAGCAGAATATCACAACTCCATATCATCCACACTggtcttctcttctgcttccatAGTCTGCCTCACGGGCTCTGAACCagctcgtcttcctctacgCTGAACGACCGTCCagccatcttcctcttcctcttctctcacaATCTCTAGACTCCCGCTTCTCCCTGAATGAGGTTTTGAAGTggttgatgatgttgaagacGCAATTGTTTCAGGGTTAGAAGACAGCTTGCCCCTTTTGACAGGCCCAAGAGGGCTAACAAAGTCGAATTTACCAGCTTTCACTTCCGACAGTAGCGTTGCGCTGCCGAAACTCGGAGGAGCCGTCTCATCACCAGAGGGTAGAATCTTGGGAGGTGTATAGGTGCGTCTCGAAGCGGGGCTGAGATCACTTACGAAAGCGTGAACgcgtctcttctccctgGTTGGTGTCCTCCGAGGAGAGCTGGGGCGAATGGTATTGGACAGAGAGGGGCGAATATACGACGCCACAGATGAGGCAGCACTTCGAGGCGGGGTGCGTGGAAAGGTCGGAGTGGTTGGGCCAAAAATGGTCAAACAGGGGTCAGAGCTGGCGTTGACACTGTTTTCGTTACGCGGTACAGTGCGGCGCTTTTTTGGACAACCGAAAAGGgatcccatctcctcttcacaaGGATCGGCACATCCCTGACTTTCATACACTGGCGTCGATGTCGATCTGGC harbors:
- a CDS encoding hypothetical protein (Match to ESTs gb|CF194667.1|CF194667, gb|CF193094.1|CF193094; Similar to gi|21552989|gb|AAM62414.1| steroid 5alpha-reductase [Ustilago maydis], FASTA scores: opt: 306, E(): 1.7e-13, (40.116% identity (63.953% similar) in 172 aa overlap (93-258:236-388)); HMMPfam hit to Steroid_dh, 3-oxo-5-alpha-steroid 4-dehydrogenase, score: 42.0, E(): 1.7e-09) — its product is MGHHGARFSYNLFDDNRKQLSSFFESSLENTLWAVSRALCPSGYYITPDTFTKKVAPPYHCCSCGHVVQSFRCRNGYLLAVGLAFYPPKEIGWQFVLGVAGWAIGFFGNVYHDEMLNDLRRPPTKRIVMSHLPEDDASKLERYKVPRGGLFEWVSFPNYLCEWLEWTCWSFAANPYPFISVPALPYLLRAPEYRNSHTVLSIISNFYWPSWLLAPSWAFVLAEVTSMLPRAMRGHAWYKEKFGNKYPKSRKAAIPGIL
- a CDS encoding hypothetical protein (Match to ESTs gb|CF192200.1|CF192200, gb|CF190534.1|CF190534; HMMPfam hit to AAR2, AAR2 protein, score: 4.0, E(): 1e-12), with the translated sequence MDQLSAEQAQALWEAGGFLIITDLPEGSEFGIDGTFHTVRKFSGIKFLPPGFHFIAWSPPPSSTTAGPSVIPIRQAFVRNFSAKERYAVHYDKDTENISLPENGTVISDDNLKTLDKELAPYPFERFEAWKSLTSHITPTILQSVIGPDGKVDGLMPVIDQEEDTLTRDMREKLEEIKRRSQNFGFTKSLMFVRFSLKKSWRDGAVGEEVTVYSKDKSWLLGNVIDEQLDRNPTALLGHLQLSFIFFLQISSYSSLLAYQRILALLCQSSSFLISPSTFLSPPKRNPNAHVGEGMKIIYKELLKTLRVEIEALPDGVFDTELPEMDVFYLDQLESLRKNLASAIWGEVEEGTTWTELERQSFKSLWNALRDSAWKKWKWDIDELSHRVDEEDEDEEGEYAPVVIEI
- a CDS encoding hypothetical protein (Similar to gi|40741298|gb|EAA60488.1| hypothetical protein AN4327.2 [Aspergillus nidulans FGSC A4], FASTA scores: opt: 267, E(): 4.9e-10, (31.383% identity (60.638% similar) in 188 aa overlap (2-182:149-323))); this encodes MPFGLFLDAFIFNLIPSSSPAELPTAYLAQSDLLDSTPQLLDDVPALTHFYQGKEKSLYRRTIWIGPNGSFTPFHKDPYVGIYSQIVGRKTFHLLPPDAFPYLDLSPIPRHANTSQIPVPVSRIISGVSPNEDVQDLPQGTMQKCKEQLEKAFSIPGACQVNVAAGDSVLIPEGWWHAAEGVDGPGVGVNAWFR
- a CDS encoding hypothetical protein (Match to ESTs gb|CF187879.1|CF187879, gb|CF194224.1|CF194224, gb|CF187878.1|CF187878; Similar to gi|19075212|ref|NP_587712.1| putative succinate dehydrogenase cytochrome b subunit precursor. [Schizosaccharomyces pombe], FASTA scores: opt: 546, E(): 3.2e-29, (51.429% identity (75.429% similar) in 175 aa overlap (45-218:9-178)); HMMPfam hit to Sdh_cyt, Succinate dehydrogenase cytochrome b subunit, score: 120.0, E(): 5.6e-33), which produces MSLIIGAGYWTNGIRWIIFDSLHLRLPLNVNSSVLLSIFAYSPPMSTSILRNSLARAVHKPSILRTTPGLMLAQRRLASTESVTAAESIALLNSQRQHRPTSPHLAIYQPQLTWYLSSLHRITGVAFGGALYLSAMAYLLHPLVPVIDSAHLIQLVHDLPGWFKGSAKFIIALPFTFHCYNGLRHLNWDIGKALTIKGVYRTGYAVLGATVLSSLYLAFFI